gatgtcgctctgctgtacagtaggttacaagtgggtcactgtaatggatggtgttaaatttgaattcaatgatataatgtcattgtataagaaaaacgattctgagcaaaaacggtcagtcagtctatgatattaccaagtatatttgatgatattattgtgaataaagtaatttatatatatactatttacgtggagcgttgttttaaattttcaatccatagccataaaagttaaacattttatacatttttaacaacaaaataattaataaattataaatttgataaatgttgtcaaaatttgaactttaaatgcttataacaaaaaattgtgcctatgtatttttaatatttttcaactgctattaaaacgatatatcaggagccttatattcacgcttttttacccaacaaataaaattttattgatatttacagaaaaaaaaactaaaaaaagtgaaaactgacaatgtccgtaaacagctcaaaataagtcaaaatattttcaaaattttatggtgtatagaaaatgctaatgttaacattcagtgaaattttcaagtatctacagtcattcgttttttaattacaataaactaagaaaattgttacatgagaaatcgagtgaatatcaaatgttgtaaaaaaatgaatttcaaacgctcataaaaatttaatttaagtttcttgtaaacattttttttttttgataaagatacacaaacttatgagtaatcttataatacattttcaaatcttaaagaaaaatttttatgaattctcaactcaaaataatttgctaattttcgtgatttttccgtattttgtcaaaatttgaactttaaatgcttataaataaaaactgtgactaagaatttttaatttttttcatctgcctttgaaacaataacctaagagtcttctattaaattttcaagcttttttactctacagataaaattttattgatatttatagaaaaaaaaactaaaaaaattgaaaactgacaatgtccgtaaacagctcaaaaagagtcaaaaaattttcaaaattttatgatgtatagaaaatgctaatataaacattcagttaacaTTTCACGtccctacggttatttgttttagagttacaccaaaaaccaaaatcgattttctcgaaaacagattttgcgtacaaattcccgttgttccttaatttttcttttgtttttcacgtcgcttttgaaaactactgagaactttttacttttgacccaccaaagtaccaactagattcactttcctatcagaaaagttactgttgaagaaaattcaagcacttttactgtcctaaaaggtgatgacagacacaaaaattaaaaaaaaaaatttaaaaaaaaacacacatcattgtaaaatcaatacattcatcgctttgctcagaatctaaaataaatttaataaaacttaaaaatgtgtgtgcacgaaaattattaattaaattaaaacaatgttgGTTCAAATTTGggtgaaaaattttttaaataataaataaaagcagaatttgttttttctctgatttttttatttctttatttaaatagtcaatattttggttttttttctatattcttttgtatgtgtataatatactattcatTAACCTGGTTTGAAATCAttgtattaatttgaaatgattttaaaacatttaaaaatatttgaatatgtatATTTGGATGACTCGAGTAAGAATGAAATGAGCGTTCGTTGTTCGTTGTACATTGCGCCCACATGGATAATTTACacatacatcataatatgaacaatatttatgtaacgCATAATATTTATGGGCGCAACTAAGTTACGACTTTAATGGCAGGTAATAATATGGTTGAGTTGCATCCCAAAAATGGGTCGCAATAGTTACCTACTGAAAGGTACTGTAAAATTTACCTTTTTTGGGAACGTGAGTAGTATATAGCCTTCTACAGTCTACGATCATAAACgaaaaaaacattgtatgattttacgattataatttataagcaacggttacctataaattattataaataattataggcgtggttattgtaggtacatattttgtgCTGTGGAAATGTAACAATACactaatagttataaattataatcattagtcATAATGACATAacaggtaatataattattacatctaCTAATTTAGGTACATATCTAGCACAGTGGGCGGTTCCATTTTCCTCAAAAAACAATATACCGTTTTCCTCCACTGCCCATTTTCCTCTACATTAAATactactaaaattatgtttgttttccCTCCAATATTTTAGCCAGTGTTGTAGTATTACGTTCCGTATTATAAAGATAGAGTAAGGCTAGGCAGGGACAAACCGATGGGGGGTCATGAGGAGGGGGGTATTGCACCCCCACTCGGAAATATATGATTTTCAGTCGGCaaaatggaatttattttcacctgaataaaaccaattttttaagACGAggtaaagaaaataaaataaattgtttaaatgttaatattatttataaaccaccCAGTTTTCGactaaacttggtataacttcgaTAAAATTTGGGGCATTTCCCAGGAAATTGCTTATCGACGACGTGCGACGTCGacaaacaatgtattattattattataatgatattattagatattattctaTTCTGTGGTATTAACTATTTTCGAATATTCCATTACTGTAAAAGTGTAAACGTTGAGCAACAGTGCAAGTGCAATACCAAtctcgattattatttatattataataaaataatattttttctttaactgTGGTCTGTGGATGTGTGTATATAGTGTAGATATAGCGACAGAGTTAAAGCTAACTAGAAGTAATTGTGattgtgaatttaaaaaaatatttagtcaagcaaaggtataaaatatattattataatataatcacttaTATTAAGCTGAGTATAATTTGTTATAGGACATGTCTGCTAAACTAGACATTGAATTAACACTCAAAAgaatcattaaaaaacaaaaaaaaccgtGCCAATCCTATAACAGATGGAGAGTTAAATGTAGAAACATACTATAGGATAACAGTTTTTATACCTTatcttgattattttataactgaatTACAAGAAAGGTTTTTGTCTTATTCAGATATTTTCAAAGGTACagtgatataacataataattataagaatcgcatattattatacaaatattgttaaaaaataattaattcttaattatatttatggagGGTTCGAATGCttattttcaacaaattcaaatttaactgaaGATGAAGAATTATCATTCAAACAATTGGTAGAATTTTATAGTCCTGATGTAGAATTTTTGgacaaatcattttttgaattaaaattatggaaacgtaaattgaataaatgtgAAAAGCTTCCAAAATCTGGTCTCCAAGCACTTATTATGTGTGATGAACAAATTTATCCCAACATATTTTtgctcttaaaaatattatgtacattgccAGTCTCGACCACTTCACCAGAGCGTATGTTTTCTActttaaaaagagtaaaaacttATCTCAAAAACACAATAATGGGTCATGTAatgatcattatttttgtaaattatattataattatgaacttttattaacttaaatacctacttaataggaACGCTTGAATGGACTTACGATGTTATCAGTGCATCGGGACACATTAAGTTGAACCCCGATGACATACTGGATATTTtggcgaaaaaaacaaaaagaaaacttgaaataatattataatttatgaaaaatatatttagcttAATTTTAATCCCACCCCAGAACCAATTTCAAATTACGCCACTGGTCAAATCGAATACGTTATTGCAGTCACTAGTCACTGGTAGTTGGCCATGAGCTTAGTCAATGCTGAAGGCTAAGAGTGCGTCAAATCGAAAACGCTACGAGTGTTGGTTTCAATTAGAATTTGGCGCATTATCCCGTAGATCTCatactaactagtaactactgACTGACGTGTCGAAGTGGCCAATTCTTCTTTTACTTTCCAATCATTAAATTCtacaattaattgtattgacataaatatcttatttagtttttttgtatgacattattatgATCCTTTCTTCGGAGCGAACCAAATTTAATTGAATCCATTTCAAATACCTACGACGGTTATCACTTGAACAAGATACTATGGCACGTTCGGTCACAGAAATATTTTCCGTGATAATGTGATACTGATAAGTAAAATGCTGATAAGAGGTCTGATAGAGGTACAAAGAAACTACTGTCTCTAGCATAGAtcttattaatgataatatgacgtGGCACGTCGTCATCGCCGCTTGCAAAttctattgtttatattttgacttttatGCTGGGTTACATGgacaatttattgaatttaattcaACTATTTTGAGTTATTGTCCTTTTTCAAGACTCGAATCTTCAGTCCGCGTCTGAAAGGTTACCTAGCCACACCAGTGATATCTATGGCGAAGTCCAAAAACGGTCTGACGGCCGTTGGCCTGTCCTTTTCGGGAGCGTTTTTAGTCATATTGGCGTTCGTGACGAAGAGCTGGTTGGTCACGGATGGACATTTAAAGCACCCGAAATTCGATAGGATCGGTTAGTATAGCGCGCGCGTCCATGTTTTAtacaacaacatttttatacattgagcAAGTTTCAGTTGCTTAGAAAATACAGTTATCTAAATAGATAACTGTGCTCTGTACAAGGctgtacgttttattttaatcaaattattgtcTCTTGAACTAAATGTTGTGTTCTCTTATTTAGATATGTAGTACCTACTACCCATGTTTAAGAGGACTCCacacctgcatgtgttgtctccgtcttacaagtgcgtaacatagcaaatgtacgctcagcagatcacatgtagctctgttagtttaaaaacgagtgaatcgacctacctattatacaattttatgataAGATTATTACTTGTGTTAGTATGTTGGTTTTTACAACAATTCAGATCATAAGTGagctatgaatatttttaatttacgctattttataatatgtacttgataaaaaatttgactattgtaaaaaaccaacatTCTAACATTTCTAATAAGTTTCACAATAGGtctattcactctaatttttaaactaatgaagctaaacgtgatctgctgagtctaaatttgctatgttacgcacttgtaagatggagacaataCACGCAGGTGTTGCATCttcttgattataataatttccaatCCCTCGATACCACAGAATTGATTtacaaaccaaaaatatcataaggtataggtaaatataatatttaaaataattctcaaGTCGGTTTCCaggtttattatacatttggataataaaactattcaaatttgtTCGTTCTTTTTTATTAGGATTacctaataaaactaaatttttataaaatattgttgaataataatagtttcatgtttctgaaattaataatgttaagttATTCTTTTTTCTAACTATGATTAAAAGTTAATgaaattaggtattaaattacaatttgttaaGCTATTTTCACATCCACAGGTCTATGGGTAGTatgttttaaagattttaaagaCCCTCGTCATTGGTACGACACAAGATTCCATAGTTGTTGGTGGGTGTTTgaagaagaatattatattatcgatgatattttattcaaagGTTTGTTTatgactgtttttatttttttaacttttcatccttaagaggatgtcagtacactatttgttttatctctcttacccacgcgcaacataccaaattttacattcacaataatgattataaattataattataataatttctaaaattagagtaaaattatctcttataaattttaaaggtaagattattatctagagccTCTTATAggctttttaatatattttaatttcaaacgagttattagtatttttaaaattgtaaattgtttgtacatcttaaaatattcataactcgctttaaaattataatatgataatgagaTGCCCTGGATAATAACCTCGCCTTTAAATTTTAGAAGTGGTCATTTCACtccaattttaaaaactattttgattataatcattattgtgatcgtaaaatttgctatgttgcgcatgggccagagagagaaaataaatagtgtgctgacatcctcataataaatacaattttatactttgatttcagatttttaattaataaaattttttttcttaggtTTTTTCATTGCcactcagttttttttttcaacttgtGTTCTCTTCACTGTGTTTGGTTTATTCTACTCTAGGCTTTATATGTATCTAAATAGAGCTCATGAACGTTACGTTCAAATTCTACTTAGAGCGGCAATACTTTACTTAGCTGCAGGTAAACCATTGTGTTATGTTGtcttataatgtataacatacctaataattttataaaatatattattttcagctATATGCAGTACTATTGCTCTGATGATATTTGGATTATATGGAGACAGTAGAGTATGGTTGCCAAATTGGGAACACAATGATATAGGATGGAGCTACGGAGCAGCAGTCGCAGGAACTATTGCCCTTTATGTCAGTGGAGTATTGTATGGAATAGAGTGTCGGGTACACATGattaaacgtaaaaaaatgGCTACTCAAAGAGACAATTACAACTATGGTGCAGATGACATAAAACAAATGTCTCACACTGAcatataaatgttcaaattttattttaaaatcactagTAGCAGCAtctaattaatttcattaatttatatttgaaacgGAAGCTGCTGTACAAAAATTTCTTATGCCTTAGTTAGTCCTTAATTTTAGCCCTAGAACTGCGTCTCTCTTAATGAATATGTACCTACAGTGACAACTTCTTAAATGTGGATTCTTCAAATATCTGATTCACTTTGTATAGAAAACACTTCATATTTGTTTTGGATACCAAAAATTAAGGGGCCCAGTGCCAGTTTTCCATATTTtccgcaattctataaaatttgaaaattaaattttttatcatagttgccaccttaattataatacttttccattaattaata
This genomic window from Metopolophium dirhodum isolate CAU chromosome 1, ASM1992520v1, whole genome shotgun sequence contains:
- the LOC132935552 gene encoding uncharacterized protein LOC132935552, producing the protein MAKSKNGLTAVGLSFSGAFLVILAFVTKSWLVTDGHLKHPKFDRIGLWVVCFKDFKDPRHWYDTRFHSCWWVFEEEYYIIDDILFKGFFIATQFFFSTCVLFTVFGLFYSRLYMYLNRAHERYVQILLRAAILYLAAAICSTIALMIFGLYGDSRVWLPNWEHNDIGWSYGAAVAGTIALYVSGVLYGIECRVHMIKRKKMATQRDNYNYGADDIKQMSHTDI